The window TAAATTATTGTGTACCTCATATTCAATCAATAATACTTACATAGAGTCTCATGTgtttgagagagagagaaagaagaagaagaagaagaagaagaagaagaagaagaagaagaagaagaagaggagaaagaAAGGAGCGCATAGGTCGcaggaggaagaagaggaggcAACGACTGGTCTAAAGTTGTCAAAATTAGGGCATAggttaaataatttaaaaatatgggtataggttaaatggtgGCGACCAAAtggggcgccccgtgcaatttttacgttTAAAGTGCCAAAATGCACATCTTGCGGATGCTGTGGGCTTTGGCCATGACTTCCATTGCGACTAGGGATTGTTTGAGTGACAGCGCCATTTGGATTGGTtaaatttattttcaaacttagtTATCTTATATACAACTTGTTCATATTAAAGATTGCTGACCTGTTTATTGttattacacacacacacattacgTACTACAACGATCGAGATTCCAAGTGATACCAAAATTGAACGAATTTACATTGAAACGAAGCCAAAATGTGTTAAATTGTTAATAATGATAGCTAAACCTTGGGTCCACTTATGGATTTCAAATCACATTTTTGCTGGTGTAGCCTTAGCTGATTGTCAACCTGAGTTTCTTCTCTCGCAAAAGAAAAACTATTTGTAACAATTCGTTTGGCTGTATTTCCAAGGAAAACTTGAAGTTCGAAGGCATATGCAATGAGAAAAAATTGTCGGTCTCAATATTGCCAGCAAAAAATACGCTAGAGCTTAAGCAAGACGCTAAGCATGTAACCCAATTTACCACTTTCAAGCTACTATAGCCAACCATAAATCTAGATTTGCAAACTGATAAATGATACGGAAcatgataaaagaaaaatgagatcAGAGATTTATATTCATTTATACCATACACTGCCACTATCTGATTGTTTGATACTGGTACAACCAATTGACATTATGAGTACTTCTCACAGACATGTGCATAATAGTTGTAAACCCCCTATACTTCACAGCTCAAACCAGGTTTCTACAATACGTGCTTTGTCCCAGTTAAATTTATACCGGCACAGACCAAGTAACCAGCAACTTTGTTCCTCGAAACTATAAGGGAACAACGGTTGTTCCTGAAGGTTTGGGACCATTACCGCTCTTCCAGTCACCTGAAGCCAGATGGAGCAGCCTGAGCACCTGGTCCGGATTTCCTCATAGCTCTAGATTGGGCGAGTATCTCATCATAGTTCTGACAACAGAAATATTTGTGAGCAACATGAAACAAGAGTAGCAGCATGGCAACTGGCAAATACTTGAAGTAAATTACCCGTTTCTCAAATGCATTGTCTCTTGAATCGATTATCTTGTCTGCAATGCCATAGTCAATGGCTTCTTGTGCCCGCAGATATTTAGGGCGTTGAATATCTTTCTCGATTTCTTCCTTTGGTTTTCCAATTCCTTTTGCTAATAGTTCAAGGTAATACTCAGTGTTTGCATCTAGTTCTTTGGCCTGCGGAGGCAAAATAGCAGAATACTTGAGTGACAAGTGACAGGTATAGACCTGGATATAAAGGTGTGGCCATACACATTGCCAACATTATGTGCACCCATGCGTGCAAAATATAAATGCAAACGAGTAATTTCATtagtgtttatatatatatatatatatatatatatatatatatatatatatatatatatatatatgagagagagagagagagagagagagagagagagagagagagagagagagaccttGATCCACATATCTATCACTGCTCCACTGGATTTGCTGACTTTAGGTAAATACAATTTTGCTGCAATCCAACAACAGAGTGaaaacccaaagaagtaatctgAAAACTAGACAAAATTTGGCAGGCATGAGAGCATGTGCAGGCCTTTCAATGATATAGATAGTTATCATGAGTCGGGGaaatatttttttctgcttctaaccTTAACCCCTCCCACCAACCACAACGTCCCCCCCAAAAAAtaggaaagcaaataaaggggGGTGGAGGAAATGAAGGAAGTAGCATAGAGGATTGATATATAACAGCAGGTTATTATGTTCCAAGTTTAGCAACTTCTGTTCTACACTCAAAAATCCTTGATTTATCATATATCATTAGAATTTTTGAACCATTAGATTGGCTGTGAATATATAGCAGCACTTGTGTGATACTACAGTGTAGAAGCATTATAATAAACCATCCTCAGGCCATGGGTGTGTCAAGTAAAACAGTGATTCAACTCACCATACTGATAAATAGATACCCTTAAGCGACATCTGTGCATTCCTGTCCATTATTAGTACCCATATACGAACTAGAAACATAAAAGAGCATTGTTCTACAGTCGCCAGTGTTAGAATTAACATAACAAAATTGAGCGTGAAAAGTTGAGCCTTACTAGATGAATTTGGCTGCATAGCACGGAACCCCTTCTTTCCCAGTGACAGAAGCATTGCTGCTTGACCATATGACATGCCACAGTTCACTGTATAGATATCTGATTTGCAGTACTAATGACAGTTTAAAAACACAAGTGATAAGTTAGATGAATGAAGATCAAGTTTTGGGCAACATACAGACAGATAAGTTACATCAAATTGTTCACCCACTCCCTCCACCCCATATGTGCCTGTTTATGGATAAATACGGGTGGCTTTGTTCATAtcacattttttattttaaaactcaactaaggcAGGCAGTGCTAGCACAAACATTAAACTACATACATGACAAACATAAGTAACATAAAAGTCTAGTTATACTTACTGCCATTGTGTCAGCGATGGCATATGCCTCTGTTTCAGAACCAACAGTCTCCATCTTCTCATTCTGGGCAAAGTATGGCGAGAGAGAATCAGCATGGCACATTAACATAGTATAAAGTGTATGCATGGTCAACAAATGGGATGCCACCAGATTTCACATCCCTGTATTATACATTCTTGGTTGACTACTGCTCAGGAACACATCATTTATTGCATTTGGCCAGTGTCAGATAATTCTCTGGATTAGTCATATCAATGATCCCATTTTATGTTTGCAATTTGAAAGTTGGATAAATCATAATGAGAAAAACCAAATACATTATCCTTACTTTAGGAAGATTGTGCCATCATTTGCAGAGATATGATGCAGCAGAACAAACCTAATAGTTTATAATCATTTGGAGCTTTCCCACCAGACTATTGGCAGtaacatttttttcttttgagatgTAGACTATTTGCAACACATAATGCGTAGATGCATTTTTTTTATGATGCTGGTGTCCAGGTCAGCTGTGCATGTAATAACTTATTTATGTGTACATGAATACTTTATTTAAGCATGTACATTAGGCAACACATAGGCAGGGGTAATGCTTTTCTTGAGGAACGCTTTtattgagccgagagtctatcgaaAACACCATCTCTACCTCCACAAAGTAGGGATAAGGTTtgtgtacacattaccctccctaaaccccactttgtgggattacactgggtataTAGTTGTTTTGTTGTTGTAGCATCCATATCTAAATTTTTCCGAGATTAACTATTATGAACCGTCCATCTGTGAGTGTTCATGAATGTATGCAAGTATGCAGATGGATGCAAACCTATTCAAGTCTATTACGCATAATTCATTTGCAAACGTGAGGGATTTAATCATACAGTACACAAATAAGACTCACAAATCTCTATGTGCAATCCCCACCATGTATCATCCTAAAAGATCAATCATCCAACCCTTGCTATAACTGTGTCATTGACAACTCATATTCTCCTCCAATTAAGGAACCAAAATGAAAGGTGAGCTAGATGAATTATTCTAGCTTCCATATATTACCTTGTTCCAAAAATTAAATGTACTCGGAGAAAAAAAAATTGGAGGAAAACTGTCTTACCTGTGTGCCTGATGAGTTTATATATAGGTATATAGGCTTTGATGGATTGTCATAATCCAACCACATAAACTGAGCAACAAGAAGCTCTGTAACAGCTGGTACAATCTGTGGCAATCAAACGATACCAAGATGAGAATCAAGATGAGAATCAGGATAAGAACAGTGCAAATGTAAAATGCATGCAACCAGTTAAAGGGAGGCAAGATCCAGGAAAAGGTAAGTACAGGCATGCCCAGATAGACAATTCGAGCGTCTAAAAGCAAAGATGGCAAATCAGGAGGCGCAGTTCGAGGTCTTCCAGATCCTCTTGCTCCTCCACGGTACATGCTGACGCTCATGCTGTATTTCGAGGGGCCCCGATCATTCATGCCAGACATACTCCACATTCCACCATTGCTCAGATAGTTATTGGCTGAAGATATACTATCCtgttagaaaaaaatatattaaatgtcTTTTGTACTACGAGATTTTGTAATGGGATATGTAGATGAATTTAACACGATTAACATCATATACCCACTAAAATACGTGGAAACCACGAAACAGGTATTTAAAAAGAACATACCTCAGTGACACTTTCTGACTGTCGCCGGACTGGGTTATCTTCTGTCATGAACATATCCATCTGTGAAGGACTAAGGCCGTAAAGATACTGAGGGGCGCTTTTATAGTTGTCTTGTACTACAAAAAGATAATATACATGATTACGAGCAGAAGCTGAAGAACAAAAATTCAAGCAAAATAATCACAAATAATAGGAAATTTCAAAACATAACGAGAGAAGTAAATTGAAAAACTAGAGTAGAGAAGAATAACGAAACTGCTGTAAGAGTGCAAAGGACCATTTCATAAATGCCTTCACTTGAATGATGACCATAGAGAGCTTAAACATTAGTTCTTTTTCCACTTAAAAACACATAAAGTAATTCCTTACTCCTCTACCCCCTTGATTCATGTGTTTTTTCATCAAATAAATATGTGCTTGAATTTCATTTAGCCTATATAGAGACACCAATACCCTCACTCAAAACAATTGCAAGGTAAAATATATATAACATGTTATAATCCATATGTATAAAGAGCCTGTCTCGTGCCATGAGTTAGCTGCTATAGGtttgcttttttttctttcctgCAAATATATACCCATATACGTGTGTACTGAATCAATAACTTTTTCTACAGCAGAAATATGGACTATCCTTTTTCAGTGAAAAACTATGATAAGTACAAACATAGGGCTATCCTTTGTAATTGGGTGCTAACTCCTAATTGAGTTACCAGCTCTTTTCTACTCTTTCTTGCTTAATAAGTGAGCTCACGTTTTATGCAAAGATATAATGGTAAACAATTCACGTATAAAATACCACTTCCTTGACTATTCTCAACAGTTTCGCATTTCAATCTCACCGATTAACCAATCTGTTTTTTAAAAGCCAAATTAGGGATACATATTTGAACTTATTCATTTAAAAAAGGAGGAAATTAATGGAAATAGGAAAAGGGCACTTACGTCCATCTTTGAGATTTTCCTGTCTGAATTTTTGGGGTATATGGTCCAAAGACTTAGCTACCGGAGACCTGTAACAATAACCTCGAACGCCGTTTGGCCTGCGACTGTGAACAGAAATTGCAAAGGAGAAATTGGGACTGGATATGAAAGTTGATTTACCAGAACCCAGCTCGCGATTTTGAGTAACCGGCGAGCTAGAAAGCGGAGAGAGAAGCAAAGAAGAAGCCATGGttacttttttgtttttgctCTTCGCACTTCTGGTTGGAATAGTGTAGATGAGAAGTCGAAGTTATGGTGATCCTGAGCTGCACACGAAGTTTGCTTATCACCTAAATGGGCCGGATTGGAGGACCTGCAGCCCAAAAGAAGCCCAATCCGTCTGTTGTAGTTTCCAATTTTATCGTCTCCTTTCTTTTCCTCAATGCATGGTCTGTATATTGATTGCAATTTGCATctgttcttttctctttctttttccaatCCAAAATATCTATTTCAGTAGAATGTTCGAAATGAAAGGAAACGAAAATCTAGTGTGTTCGGtgaaggaaaaaatatttttcatgagcAAATTATCTTTTGGGTGTATTTTGGTAGGGGgaaaatgtttttttattttattttttcttgtttggttGAGATAAATAGtttggaaagtatttttcttaCCAAATTATTTTTCTCTAATTAGGAGAAAATGAATTTCCTAAATTTTGAAGGAAACAAAAAtgtgtcccccccccccccccctggTGCCCTCCCTTTCCCAAGTCGGACATACTTTTCATTCTCTCTCTTCAGTCCCAATATTCTCCAATTTCTCTTTTCAGTCTAAAGCTTTCGAGAGTCTCTCCTTCGTTCACCGCCATACTAATCTAGGGTTTTGCCGAACCTCTCCTCTATTCTTCGCTGGCGTCAGCTACCATTTTTCGGCAATGATAAAAGTATTTTTCGTTATCTAGTGACGTTCTACATTACAATTTTTAACTTTTCGTTTTGTATCTATTTTCCTAAATACTTTATGAACTGTGTGGGATTTTATTTCCAGATTTTTTTTATCTCCTTACTGCTGAAAAACCCAAGAAATGTTAAAAATGAAAAAGTACCATTATAAGGGCAAGTGATATGGAGGACAAGGTTAAATATTTATTTCATAAGGGTTTGTTTCTACATTTTATTATGGATATGTTTGGTTTAGCTTATAGCTGTTTGGGAGCTTTAATTTTGCTTTCTAGATAAATATTATCATGGGAGATATGGTCTTCGTGAGGGATTTATTCCTCCCTACCATAGAGTACGGTATCACATACAAGAGTATAGTGACCATCCTTCCCAAAATGAGCAAGATGGCATTTTATAGTCATCTTGGTCTTAATTGGTTGTagaagaacaagggtgatatccaaaattacaATAACTATAGGGATATCAAGATGTTAAGCCATAGATGaaggtttgggagagggtggtagaaGTAAGGGCGAGGAGGAGTAtgtctattttcgagaaccaATTCGGTTTTATGCAAGATCGTTCCATTACGGAAGTTATTCACCTTGTAAGGATATTGGTGGAGCAGTATAGGAATATGAAGAAAGACTTGCATATGGTATACATTGACCTAAAGAAAGCATACAATAAAGTCCCGAGAGAGGTTccatggagatgtttggaggctaaagGTGTGCATGTAgcttacattagggtgatta is drawn from Nicotiana tabacum cultivar K326 chromosome 9, ASM71507v2, whole genome shotgun sequence and contains these coding sequences:
- the LOC107771248 gene encoding ATP-dependent Clp protease proteolytic subunit-related protein 1, chloroplastic-like; this translates as MASSLLLSPLSSSPVTQNRELGSGKSTFISSPNFSFAISVHSRRPNGVRGYCYRSPVAKSLDHIPQKFRQENLKDGLQDNYKSAPQYLYGLSPSQMDMFMTEDNPVRRQSESVTEDSISSANNYLSNGGMWSMSGMNDRGPSKYSMSVSMYRGGARGSGRPRTAPPDLPSLLLDARIVYLGMPIVPAVTELLVAQFMWLDYDNPSKPIYLYINSSGTQNEKMETVGSETEAYAIADTMAYCKSDIYTVNCGMSYGQAAMLLSLGKKGFRAMQPNSSTKLYLPKVSKSSGAVIDMWIKAKELDANTEYYLELLAKGIGKPKEEIEKDIQRPKYLRAQEAIDYGIADKIIDSRDNAFEKRNYDEILAQSRAMRKSGPGAQAAPSGFR